The proteins below are encoded in one region of Belonocnema kinseyi isolate 2016_QV_RU_SX_M_011 chromosome 3, B_treatae_v1, whole genome shotgun sequence:
- the LOC117169954 gene encoding uncharacterized protein LOC117169954, with product MASDNISSENQSNSSNGQVSAHAVAMRVPPFWPDKISLWFKQLEAQFSIAVITRDSTKFSYVIANLEPKYIEEIKDIIENPPEQGQYDAVKAGLIKRLSDSSSIRVRKLLEGEEIGNRTPSQFLRHLKSSAGSDLNEDFLRNLWLNRLPVSTQHVLAPMTEKSLTAMAEMADRIHEIRPEKGKIAKLVKDREDEVDREEEVSRAAEMHLEVANRVQMICAGITINSMIKQRSVANHALGRSRETKRTIIDSGDQRWSQQNSSHFRDR from the coding sequence ATGGCCTCCGACAATATCAGTTCGGAGAATCAAAGCAATTCGTCAAACGGACAAGTGAGTGCACATGCGGTCGCGATGCGCGTACCACCTTTTTGGCCGGACAAAATTTCGCTGTGGTTCAAACAACTGGAAGCACAGTTCAGTATTGCCGTAATTACTCGGGACTCTACAAAGTTCAGTTATGTGATCGCGAATCTCGAACCGAAATACATCGAGGAAATCAAGGATATTATTGAGAATCCGCCGGAACAAGGACAATACGATGCCGTGAAAGCCGGTCTGATTAAAAGATTGTCGGATTCCAGCAGCATACGcgtaagaaaattattagaaggggaagaaattGGTAATCGAACGCCGTCGCAATTTCTCCGACATCTAAAAAGTTCAGCGGGCTCGGATTTAAATGaagactttttaagaaatttatggtTGAACAGATTACCCGTTTCGACTCAGCACGTTTTAGCACCGATGACGGAAAAATCTTTAACGGCAATGGCTGAGATGGCCGATCGGATCCATGAAATTCGACCCGAAAAAGGCAAAATAGCGAAATTAGTAAAGGACCGCGAGGACGAGGTCGATCGAGAGGAAGAAGTCAGTCGCGCGGCCGAAATGCATCTCGAAGTCGCGAACCGGGTTCAGATGATCTGTGCTGGTATCACTATAAATTCGATGATAAAGCAACGAAGTGTCGCAAACCATGCACTTGGAAGGTCGCGGGAAACGAAAAGAACCATCATTGATAGCGGCGATCAACGATGGTCCCAGCAGAACTCGTCGCATTTTCGTGACAGATAA